A single genomic interval of Nostoc commune NIES-4072 harbors:
- a CDS encoding PCP reductase family protein, whose amino-acid sequence MSDSNFIDALRWTSEAKEKLQNIPFFVRSQAKARIEQLAREAQQEVVTADLVEEARLEFGQ is encoded by the coding sequence ATGAGCGACTCTAATTTTATTGATGCTCTGCGATGGACATCTGAAGCTAAAGAAAAGTTACAAAATATTCCCTTTTTTGTCCGCTCTCAAGCTAAAGCCAGAATTGAACAGCTGGCTCGTGAAGCACAGCAAGAGGTTGTGACAGCTGATTTGGTAGAAGAGGCTAGGCTTGAGTTTGGACAATAA
- a CDS encoding beta strand repeat-containing protein, producing MPRFTVPPNFTGTTDSDTLIGEDLNKFPAIGIDILTGGFIDTGLGLDTIKGNGTSGKGADGAIGKNVNGSEGGAGIGISNNGNLNAGSGDDDIISKGIGGRGGNGADDFTVDYSGNQGGNGGAGTGISNIGILNTGLGNDTIISNGTGGNGGNGGGFFPFGGGGGFGTGISNSGKLNTGLGNDTITGTGKGGIGAGSRYPGKGGFGIGISNTGQLDTGDGNDTIAGIGIGGIPGTGVGPGEGGVGIGISNNGSLNTGSGNDTITGTGTGTGDYSYGGGGAGTGISNTGQLDTGDGEDAIVGTGTGTGSFLDDKINEIGIQNMKGATITTGQGNDTITGSGNGLAYNLTVRGISNDGVIDTGSGCDIITGFASTTIGGVPYDSGSAIGIFGQGTIRTGDGNDTITGTGIGANSEKGDYYSNRANGCTGTGISNSGNLNAGDGNDTITGTGIGGNGGNGSNGGYDSNGGNGGTGTGISNSGNLNAGDGNDTITGTGQGGRGGTGKIPGANGTAYGIFNDGVIDQGNGCDILTGQATATIGGAAYGIYGKGTIKTGDGNDFITSTSTINELQQKVTIGGGINIDLGTGNDYFKGFGTGTVDGGKGFDTLDLSAFNRSELTFSGVISGNALNPANISFNNNKNVITLSTTGFENFIFADGSLSYSTLV from the coding sequence ATGCCTAGATTTACGGTTCCACCCAATTTCACAGGCACTACTGATTCTGACACTTTAATTGGGGAAGATTTAAATAAATTTCCAGCAATTGGGATTGATATTTTAACTGGAGGTTTCATTGATACAGGCCTAGGATTGGACACCATTAAAGGCAACGGCACTAGCGGTAAAGGGGCTGATGGTGCTATCGGTAAGAACGTCAATGGCAGCGAAGGCGGTGCTGGAATCGGCATCAGCAATAATGGCAATCTGAATGCTGGGTCGGGCGACGACGATATCATCAGCAAGGGTATTGGGGGTCGTGGAGGCAACGGCGCGGATGATTTTACTGTTGATTATTCTGGCAATCAAGGCGGCAACGGCGGTGCAGGGACAGGCATCAGTAACATTGGCATCCTTAATACTGGGTTGGGAAACGATACTATCATCAGCAATGGCACTGGCGGCAACGGCGGCAACGGCGGCGGTTTCTTTCCCTTTGGCGGCGGCGGTGGATTTGGGACTGGCATCAGTAACAGTGGCAAACTGAATACTGGGTTGGGCAATGACACGATCACTGGCACTGGTAAGGGCGGCATTGGTGCTGGCAGTCGCTATCCCGGCAAGGGCGGATTTGGGATAGGTATCAGCAACACTGGGCAGCTGGATACTGGAGACGGAAATGACACGATCGCTGGCATCGGTATAGGGGGCATTCCCGGTACTGGAGTTGGACCCGGCGAAGGCGGTGTCGGGATTGGCATCAGCAATAATGGCAGTCTCAATACAGGCTCAGGAAATGACACGATCACTGGCACTGGCACTGGTACTGGTGACTATAGCTATGGCGGTGGCGGTGCTGGAACTGGCATCAGCAACACTGGGCAACTGGATACCGGAGACGGAGAAGACGCGATCGTAGGCACTGGCACTGGTACTGGGAGCTTCTTGGACGACAAAATTAATGAAATTGGCATCCAGAACATGAAAGGTGCTACCATCACCACAGGACAGGGCAACGACACAATTACTGGTTCTGGCAACGGTTTAGCCTACAACCTTACCGTCAGAGGCATCTCTAACGATGGGGTAATTGATACTGGCAGTGGTTGTGACATCATTACAGGATTTGCTAGTACAACAATTGGTGGTGTTCCCTATGACAGTGGTAGTGCCATAGGCATTTTTGGACAAGGAACGATCCGGACTGGCGATGGCAATGACACTATCACCGGCACTGGTATCGGCGCTAACAGCGAAAAAGGCGATTACTATAGTAACCGCGCTAATGGCTGCACCGGAACAGGTATTAGTAATAGTGGCAATCTGAATGCAGGGGATGGGAATGACACTATTACTGGCACTGGTATCGGCGGTAATGGCGGTAATGGCAGTAATGGCGGTTATGACAGTAATGGCGGTAATGGTGGCACTGGAACAGGTATTAGTAACAGTGGCAATCTGAATGCAGGGGATGGGAATGACACTATCACCGGCACTGGTCAGGGGGGCAGAGGTGGTACTGGCAAAATACCAGGCGCAAATGGCACTGCATACGGCATTTTCAACGACGGAGTAATTGATCAGGGGAATGGTTGTGACATCCTTACCGGGCAGGCTACAGCAACAATTGGTGGTGCTGCTTATGGCATTTATGGAAAAGGAACTATCAAGACTGGTGATGGCAATGACTTTATTACATCCACCAGTACCATCAATGAACTTCAACAAAAAGTTACTATTGGTGGCGGTATCAACATTGATCTAGGCACTGGAAATGACTACTTCAAAGGGTTTGGTACTGGGACTGTGGATGGTGGAAAAGGTTTTGATACCTTAGACCTCAGTGCTTTCAATCGCTCTGAACTCACTTTTTCTGGTGTAATTTCGGGCAATGCCCTAAACCCAGCTAACATCAGCTTCAATAACAATAAAAATGTGATTACGCTCTCCACAACAGGCTTTGAGAATTTTATCTTTGCAGATGGCTCTTTGTCCTACAGCACTTTGGTCTGA
- a CDS encoding beta strand repeat-containing protein, protein MPRLTVPPNFTGTAGDDTIVGEDLNKFPAIGIDILTGGFIDTGLGLDTIKGNGTSGKGADGAIGKNVNGSEGGAGIGISNNGNLNAGSGDDDIISNGIGGLGGNGTDEPTVDSGTNGGGGGTGTGISNSGKLNTGLGNDTIISNGTGGNGGNGGGYFTAGGGGGTGTGISNSGKLNTGLGNDTIAGTGQGGTGNDSRYGGYSGFGTGISNTGQLDTGEGKDTITGIGIAGIPGSGILIGNGGVGTGISNNGNLNTGAGNDTIAGIGIASIPGNGIILGTGGVGTGISNNGNLNTGAGNDTIAGTGTGTGTGTGVINSKKLDTGDGEDTIIGTGTSTGNFDDKINDGTGIQNMKGATITTGQGNDTITGSGKGLVPDLIVIGISNDGVIDTGNGCDILTGLASTTIDSNYGNPTGTAIGIFGQGTIRTGDGNDFITATSTINEVQQKVTIGGGIGIDLGTGNDYFKGFGTGTVDGGKGFDTLDLSAFNRSELTFSGVISGNALNPANISFNNNKNVITLSTTGFENFIFADGSLNYSTLV, encoded by the coding sequence ATGCCTAGACTTACAGTTCCACCCAATTTTACAGGTACTGCTGGTGACGACACAATCGTAGGGGAAGATTTAAATAAATTTCCAGCAATCGGGATTGATATTTTAACTGGAGGTTTCATTGATACAGGCTTAGGATTGGACACCATTAAAGGCAACGGCACTAGCGGTAAAGGGGCTGATGGTGCTATCGGTAAGAACGTCAATGGCAGCGAAGGCGGTGCTGGAATCGGCATCAGCAATAATGGCAATCTGAATGCTGGGTCGGGCGACGACGATATCATCAGCAACGGTATTGGGGGTCTTGGAGGCAACGGCACGGATGAGCCTACTGTTGATTCTGGCACTAATGGCGGCGGTGGCGGTACAGGGACTGGCATCAGCAACAGTGGCAAACTGAATACTGGGTTGGGCAATGACACTATCATCAGCAATGGCACTGGCGGCAACGGCGGCAACGGCGGCGGTTATTTCACGGCTGGCGGCGGTGGCGGTACAGGGACTGGCATCAGCAACAGTGGCAAACTGAATACTGGGTTGGGCAATGACACGATCGCGGGCACAGGTCAGGGCGGCACTGGTAATGACAGCCGCTATGGCGGTTATAGTGGATTTGGGACTGGAATCAGCAACACTGGACAACTGGATACCGGAGAGGGAAAAGACACGATCACAGGCATCGGTATTGCAGGCATTCCCGGTAGCGGGATTTTGATCGGCAATGGCGGTGTAGGGACTGGCATCAGCAATAATGGTAATCTCAATACTGGGGCCGGAAATGACACGATCGCAGGCATCGGTATTGCCAGCATTCCCGGCAATGGAATTATACTCGGCACTGGCGGTGTAGGGACTGGCATCAGCAATAATGGTAATCTCAATACTGGGGCCGGAAATGACACGATCGCAGGCACTGGTACAGGTACAGGTACTGGAACTGGCGTTATTAACAGTAAGAAACTGGATACCGGAGACGGAGAAGACACGATCATAGGCACTGGCACTTCTACTGGCAACTTTGACGACAAAATTAATGATGGAACTGGCATCCAGAACATGAAAGGTGCCACCATCACCACAGGGCAGGGTAACGACACAATTACTGGTTCTGGCAAAGGTTTAGTCCCCGACCTCATCGTCATAGGCATCTCCAACGATGGAGTAATTGATACTGGCAATGGTTGTGACATCCTTACGGGACTTGCTAGCACAACAATTGATAGTAATTATGGGAATCCTACTGGTACTGCCATAGGCATTTTTGGACAAGGAACGATCCGGACTGGTGATGGCAATGACTTTATTACAGCCACCAGTACCATCAATGAAGTTCAGCAAAAAGTTACTATTGGTGGCGGTATCGGTATTGATCTAGGCACTGGAAATGACTACTTCAAAGGGTTTGGTACTGGGACTGTAGATGGTGGAAAAGGTTTTGATACCTTAGACCTCAGTGCTTTCAATCGCTCCGAACTCACTTTTTCTGGTGTAATTTCAGGCAAT